One Leptospira wolbachii serovar Codice str. CDC genomic region harbors:
- a CDS encoding DNA polymerase III subunit delta has translation METKKSQAREFTSLFQLFKTQTSNLPQFFAYSGEDSYEFELIIDHYKETLSKSAGTYEIILIVSESGEQAKLFAELFTPDMFYPRKLIIVKQATALFKPILDTKSAQEWKDFASGFRKNITSVSDEIFLLVHYDSKDIPQSLIQLFQSTLNYYKTKFLYPSDYPKVFKDVCDQEQVHFESNASDEFIHRVPANVGAYLKSVKKLKQYLHRSKFTIEDINAVLFSQNELNTNILVESLIQKRKVDFFKEFTKFSDQNSEILSFLTRLTYKLDEIRKIKVIRSRHNGEVPIPLMDELLKTGSYSDARKNFVRRQLVSDSAIFTDKILDQFYDQVIEMNIKFKSGLRDEEGKNYFLQKIMHLFSLLQERSSN, from the coding sequence ATGGAAACAAAAAAATCGCAAGCAAGGGAATTTACCTCTCTTTTCCAACTCTTCAAAACCCAAACTTCGAACTTACCCCAGTTTTTTGCTTACTCGGGGGAAGACTCCTATGAATTTGAACTCATCATTGATCATTACAAGGAAACGCTTTCCAAATCCGCAGGAACTTACGAAATCATTTTGATTGTTTCTGAATCCGGCGAACAGGCAAAACTCTTTGCAGAACTATTCACGCCTGATATGTTTTATCCGCGCAAACTGATCATAGTCAAACAAGCAACGGCACTTTTTAAACCTATTCTTGATACAAAGTCCGCACAGGAATGGAAAGACTTTGCATCTGGATTTCGAAAAAACATTACTTCAGTATCTGATGAAATTTTTCTATTAGTTCACTACGATAGTAAAGATATCCCACAAAGTTTGATTCAACTTTTTCAAAGTACACTGAACTATTACAAAACAAAATTTTTATACCCAAGTGATTATCCAAAAGTATTCAAAGATGTTTGTGATCAGGAACAAGTGCATTTTGAATCCAATGCATCCGATGAATTCATACATAGAGTTCCTGCAAATGTCGGTGCCTATTTAAAGAGTGTTAAAAAATTAAAACAATATTTACATCGTTCTAAATTTACAATTGAAGATATAAATGCAGTTCTATTTAGCCAAAACGAACTCAATACAAACATACTTGTTGAGTCTTTAATTCAAAAGCGAAAAGTAGATTTTTTCAAAGAGTTTACTAAATTTAGCGATCAAAACTCAGAGATACTTAGTTTTCTCACAAGACTCACTTACAAATTGGATGAAATTCGTAAAATCAAAGTCATTCGATCTAGACATAACGGCGAAGTTCCAATTCCACTTATGGATGAACTTTTAAAAACAGGAAGTTATTCGGATGCTAGAAAAAACTTTGTAAGACGCCAATTGGTATCCGATTCCGCAATATTTACAGATAAAATTTTAGATCAATTTTATGACCAAGTGATCGAGATGAATATTAAATTCAAATCAGGTCTTCGGGACGAAGAAGGGAAAAACTATTTTTTACAAAAAATAATGCATTTGTTTTCTTTACTTCAAGAAAGATCTTCTAATTGA
- a CDS encoding SDR family NAD(P)-dependent oxidoreductase, with the protein MSLFDVKGKTILITGASRGIGKTMALGFRDAGAIVYGAGSRPESIEWMSKEGINGVVLDVRNEGAAFEVIGQIKTKHGRLDTLINNAGIATNTPASGFKEEELQNIVQTNYVGVFRNCQAYYKHHKKEGGNIINVASVLGMVGSKLASVYSGTKGAVITLSKALAIEWCNNGYRVNVICPGLIDTEMTDMIKDKEFIMKQVLAGIPMGRLGKPEEILGAAIYLASDSSSYMTGQCIVLDGGLTAQ; encoded by the coding sequence ATGAGTTTGTTTGATGTAAAAGGAAAAACAATTTTAATCACTGGTGCCAGCCGTGGCATTGGAAAGACAATGGCACTAGGTTTTCGTGATGCGGGCGCTATTGTATATGGTGCAGGATCTCGGCCAGAATCTATTGAATGGATGTCCAAAGAAGGGATCAATGGAGTAGTGCTGGATGTTCGTAATGAAGGCGCTGCCTTTGAAGTGATTGGCCAAATCAAAACGAAACACGGAAGGCTTGATACACTCATCAACAATGCAGGGATTGCAACCAACACTCCTGCTTCTGGATTCAAAGAAGAAGAACTACAAAATATTGTCCAAACAAACTATGTCGGTGTCTTTCGCAATTGTCAGGCATATTACAAACACCACAAAAAAGAAGGTGGGAACATCATCAATGTGGCTTCAGTTTTGGGTATGGTCGGAAGTAAACTTGCTTCCGTATATTCGGGAACAAAAGGAGCCGTCATAACACTTTCCAAAGCGTTGGCTATCGAATGGTGTAATAATGGCTACCGAGTGAATGTAATTTGCCCAGGACTCATTGATACCGAGATGACCGATATGATTAAAGATAAAGAATTTATCATGAAACAAGTGCTTGCTGGAATTCCTATGGGTCGATTGGGAAAACCAGAAGAAATTTTAGGAGCTGCAATTTATTTGGCATCCGATTCTTCTTCTTACATGACGGGCCAATGCATTGTTTTGGATGGGGGACTGACTGCACAGTAG
- a CDS encoding Maf family protein, which yields MFILKSASPRRIQILKDLGFQFLVEPANIDETQNSGELPLVYLERMVHSKLGNLRDKNTLYLAADTIVVFQNEILHKPIDLEDSIRILKILSGNKHSVFSGAALGTNFGTDFFYEETTIEFKNWKEEEIRDYILRCKPFDKAGSYGIQDEDGPVFSKEGSYTNVMGFPLRSFFSHSSVWLPFWEGSLGVEID from the coding sequence TTGTTTATACTCAAATCGGCATCACCCAGACGAATTCAAATCCTAAAGGATCTTGGATTCCAATTTTTGGTGGAACCAGCAAACATTGATGAGACCCAAAACTCAGGAGAACTCCCTTTAGTTTATTTAGAACGAATGGTTCACTCTAAACTGGGAAATTTGAGAGATAAAAATACCTTATATTTAGCTGCTGATACCATTGTGGTCTTTCAGAATGAAATTTTACACAAACCAATCGATTTGGAAGATTCCATTCGCATTCTAAAAATTCTTTCAGGGAACAAACATTCTGTTTTTTCAGGAGCTGCTCTTGGAACGAATTTTGGCACTGATTTCTTTTATGAAGAAACCACTATCGAATTCAAAAATTGGAAGGAAGAGGAAATCAGAGACTATATTCTGCGATGCAAACCTTTTGATAAGGCAGGTTCTTACGGAATCCAAGATGAAGATGGGCCGGTGTTTTCTAAAGAAGGCTCGTATACGAATGTTATGGGATTCCCACTCCGAAGTTTTTTTTCGCATTCTTCGGTGTGGTTGCCTTTCTGGGAAGGGTCTTTAGGCGTAGAGATTGACTAA
- a CDS encoding helix-turn-helix domain-containing protein, with product MSSKRNKSNTEWICGGSDIQKIRNQWIETTNSNLPMLIIGERGVGKSFWIRKSLEQRNITENSIVSLDFQYPFSFADSLEKIKSSKQIITICIDRITKAKPEDVLQLQQWWKSEKYEEKSKVFLYWEIHSDELEILNQKNVYSDFYDQLKSFRFEIPNLKKRLSELPQFVSQFLEEANIELNKKITGIEEEFFIFFKNKTFTSNLSELKDMIFALVGFSSGKQIHWKQIPSHFFENQLSELEVKPGISLEVYEKEIIKANLIYTKGNREKAAKLLGISERNLYRKLHEYQLEDLS from the coding sequence GTGTCATCAAAAAGAAATAAATCCAATACAGAATGGATTTGTGGCGGATCGGATATACAAAAGATTCGTAACCAATGGATCGAAACAACTAACTCAAATTTACCAATGTTAATCATCGGAGAAAGAGGAGTTGGTAAAAGTTTTTGGATTCGCAAAAGCTTGGAACAAAGGAACATAACAGAAAATTCTATTGTAAGCTTGGATTTTCAATATCCATTTTCTTTCGCAGATTCCCTAGAGAAAATTAAATCTTCTAAACAAATAATCACAATTTGCATTGATCGGATCACTAAGGCAAAACCGGAAGATGTTCTTCAATTACAGCAGTGGTGGAAATCGGAAAAATATGAAGAAAAATCGAAAGTTTTTTTATATTGGGAAATTCATTCTGATGAGCTTGAAATTCTAAATCAAAAGAATGTGTATTCTGATTTTTATGACCAACTAAAATCCTTTCGTTTTGAAATTCCAAATCTCAAGAAAAGATTATCCGAATTACCGCAGTTTGTTTCTCAATTTTTAGAAGAAGCGAATATTGAGTTAAATAAAAAGATCACAGGTATAGAAGAAGAATTTTTTATATTTTTTAAAAACAAAACTTTCACCTCAAATCTTTCCGAACTTAAGGATATGATCTTTGCACTGGTAGGTTTCTCTTCTGGAAAACAAATACATTGGAAACAGATTCCTTCTCATTTTTTTGAGAACCAATTATCTGAATTAGAAGTAAAACCAGGAATTAGTTTAGAAGTTTATGAAAAAGAAATCATAAAAGCCAATTTGATTTATACAAAAGGAAATAGAGAAAAAGCAGCTAAGTTACTTGGAATTTCAGAAAGAAATTTATATCGTAAACTTCATGAATATCAATTAGAAGATCTTTCTTGA
- a CDS encoding L-threonylcarbamoyladenylate synthase, with protein sequence MILYLHPENPEVRKLKQISERLKDGAVYIFPTDTVYAIVADAHSKLGVEKIYTIRKLSKDKPLSLMCKDISMASNFIEYLPNSAYRLMKRVTPGPFTFVLKANKNLPKPSVAHHRDRQIGIRIPDHIYLSELLKIHDSPLTSTSAFCDDEFIIDIDDLETIYGNQVEGIIDGGIVKTELSTIVQINDDSIGLIREGKGYELIFSEISNT encoded by the coding sequence ATGATTTTATACCTTCATCCAGAAAATCCAGAAGTTCGAAAACTAAAACAGATTTCGGAAAGATTAAAGGATGGAGCAGTCTATATCTTCCCAACGGACACAGTGTACGCTATAGTAGCTGATGCACACTCGAAGTTGGGAGTAGAGAAAATATACACAATTCGTAAATTATCCAAAGACAAACCTCTTTCCTTAATGTGTAAAGATATCTCGATGGCTTCTAATTTTATTGAATACCTTCCCAACTCAGCATATAGGTTAATGAAAAGAGTCACTCCTGGTCCTTTTACTTTTGTTTTAAAAGCCAATAAAAACTTACCGAAACCATCGGTGGCCCACCATAGAGATCGACAAATTGGAATTCGAATTCCTGACCACATTTATCTTTCTGAACTTTTAAAAATCCATGATTCACCCTTAACATCCACATCAGCATTTTGCGATGATGAGTTTATTATCGATATTGATGATCTAGAAACCATTTATGGAAACCAGGTTGAGGGTATTATCGATGGAGGGATTGTAAAAACAGAACTTTCCACAATTGTCCAAATCAATGATGACTCCATCG